One Miscanthus floridulus cultivar M001 chromosome 11, ASM1932011v1, whole genome shotgun sequence DNA window includes the following coding sequences:
- the LOC136491422 gene encoding UDP-N-acetylglucosamine diphosphorylase 1-like isoform X1, with product MKEEMVVGLSAPGPVGRWGAAPPQAMLERMKDYGQEGAFALWDDLSPEDRELLVRDIESLDLSRIDRIIRRSLGSQGIPLPAVEPVPESSVSKAEDRSPEDKERWWKKGLKAISEGKLAVVLLAGGQGTRLGSSDPKGCFNIGLPSGKSLFQLQAERILCVQKLAAQSNESPSNTAPIHWYIMTSPFTDAATRKFFETRRYFGLDPDQVTFFQQGTLPCVSADGRFIMETPYRVAKAPDGNGGVYAALKSKKLLEDTAARGVKYVDCYGVDNALVRVADPTFLGYFIDKGVSSAAKVVRKAYPQENVGVFVQRGRGGPLSVVEYSEMDAAMTTEINQSTGRLRYCWSNICLHMFTLDFLNQVANSLEKDSVYHLAEKKIPSIHGFTTGLKLEQFIFDAFTYSPSTALFEVMREEEFAPVKNANGATYDTPDSSKLMLLRLHSRWVVAAGGFLTHSVPLYMTGVEVSPLSSYAGENLEAICRGRTFHAPSEISF from the exons ATGAAGGAGGAGATGGTGGTCGGCCTGTCGGCGCCGGGGCCGGTGGGGAGGTggggcgccgcgccgccgcaggcGATGCTCGAGAGGATGAAGGACTACGGCCAGGAGGGCGCCTTCGCGCTCTGGGACGATCTCTCGCCCGAGGACCGGGAGCTCCTCGTCCGGGACATCGAG AGTCTAGACCTTTCAAGGATCGATCGGATCATCCGGCGCTCCCTTGGATCACAAG GCATCCCATTGCCTGCTGTCGAGCCCGTGCCAGAATCTAGCGTCTCCAAGGCGGAGGACAGGTCTCCTGAGGACAAAGAAAGATGGTGGAAGAAGGGGCTGAAAGCCATCTCGGAGGGGAAGCTGGCCGTTGTCCTTTTGGCCGGTGGTCAG GGTACTCGACTGGGAAGCTCAGATCCTAAGGGATGTTTCA aTATTGGACTTCCATCTGGAAAGTCACTTTTCCAACTCCAAGCTGAGCGTATTTTGTGTGTTCAAAAGCTGGCTGCTCAATCTAACGAAA GTCCGAGTAACACTGCGCCGATCCACTGGTATATAATGACAAGCCCCTTTACAGATGCTGCCACTCGCAAATTCTTTGAAACTCGTAGATATTTTGGCTTGGACCCTGACCAA GTGACATTTTTCCAACAAGGCACACTTCCATGCGTTTCTGCTGATGGTAGATTTATTATGGAGACACCATATAGG GTAGCAAAGGCTCCTGATGGCAATGGTGGAGTTTATGCTG CGCTGAAGTCCAAAAAGTTGTTGGAAGATACGGCTGCACGGGGTGTGAAATATGTAGATTGCTACGGAGTTGACAACGCACTG GTTCGAGTTGCAGATCCTACATTCTTAGGGTACTTCATTGACAAAGGTGTATCTTCTGCCGCCAAAGTGGTTAGGAAG GCTTATCCACAAGAGAATGTTGGGGTATTTGTTCAACGAGGTCGTGGTGGACCTCTCTCGGTGGTTGAGTACAGTGAAATGGATGCAGCTATGACTACTGAAATTAATCAATCAACAGGGCGACTTCGTTATTGTTGGAGCAAT ATCTGTCTGCACATGTTCACTCTGGACTTTTTGAATCAAGTGGCAAACAGCCTTGAGAAGGACAGTGT GTATCATCTAGCTGAGAAGAAGATTCCTTCCATCCATGGGTTTACAACAGGCCTGAAGCTTGAACAGTTTATATTCGATGCTTTCACTTATTCCCCATCCACGGCACTTTTTGAG GTCATGCGGGAGGAGGAATTCGCACCAGTAAAGAATGCCAATGGCGCAACATATGACACCCCTGATAGCTCGAAGCTCATGCTCCTCCGCCTCCATAGCAGATGGGTAGTCGCCGCTGGTGGCTTCTTGACGCATTCTGTGCCCTTGTATATGACAG GCGTCGAAGTTTCTCCGCTTTCCTCCTACGCCGGAGAGAACCTGGAAGCAATCTGCCGTGGGCGAACATTCCATGCGCCGAGTGAGATATCGTTCTAG
- the LOC136491422 gene encoding UDP-N-acetylglucosamine diphosphorylase 1-like isoform X2: MALRCCGASMASPPAARRRWRAALTRSACDKEAPVEGFSGSLDLSRIDRIIRRSLGSQGIPLPAVEPVPESSVSKAEDRSPEDKERWWKKGLKAISEGKLAVVLLAGGQGTRLGSSDPKGCFNIGLPSGKSLFQLQAERILCVQKLAAQSNESPSNTAPIHWYIMTSPFTDAATRKFFETRRYFGLDPDQVTFFQQGTLPCVSADGRFIMETPYRVAKAPDGNGGVYAALKSKKLLEDTAARGVKYVDCYGVDNALVRVADPTFLGYFIDKGVSSAAKVVRKAYPQENVGVFVQRGRGGPLSVVEYSEMDAAMTTEINQSTGRLRYCWSNICLHMFTLDFLNQVANSLEKDSVYHLAEKKIPSIHGFTTGLKLEQFIFDAFTYSPSTALFEVMREEEFAPVKNANGATYDTPDSSKLMLLRLHSRWVVAAGGFLTHSVPLYMTGVEVSPLSSYAGENLEAICRGRTFHAPSEISF; encoded by the exons ATGGCCTTGCGCTGCTGCGGCGCGTCCATGGCGTCGCCGCCTGCGGCGAGGAGGCGGTGGCGTGCGGCCCTAACGCGGTCGGCATGTGACAAGGAGGCACCGGTCGAAGGCTTCTCAGGG AGTCTAGACCTTTCAAGGATCGATCGGATCATCCGGCGCTCCCTTGGATCACAAG GCATCCCATTGCCTGCTGTCGAGCCCGTGCCAGAATCTAGCGTCTCCAAGGCGGAGGACAGGTCTCCTGAGGACAAAGAAAGATGGTGGAAGAAGGGGCTGAAAGCCATCTCGGAGGGGAAGCTGGCCGTTGTCCTTTTGGCCGGTGGTCAG GGTACTCGACTGGGAAGCTCAGATCCTAAGGGATGTTTCA aTATTGGACTTCCATCTGGAAAGTCACTTTTCCAACTCCAAGCTGAGCGTATTTTGTGTGTTCAAAAGCTGGCTGCTCAATCTAACGAAA GTCCGAGTAACACTGCGCCGATCCACTGGTATATAATGACAAGCCCCTTTACAGATGCTGCCACTCGCAAATTCTTTGAAACTCGTAGATATTTTGGCTTGGACCCTGACCAA GTGACATTTTTCCAACAAGGCACACTTCCATGCGTTTCTGCTGATGGTAGATTTATTATGGAGACACCATATAGG GTAGCAAAGGCTCCTGATGGCAATGGTGGAGTTTATGCTG CGCTGAAGTCCAAAAAGTTGTTGGAAGATACGGCTGCACGGGGTGTGAAATATGTAGATTGCTACGGAGTTGACAACGCACTG GTTCGAGTTGCAGATCCTACATTCTTAGGGTACTTCATTGACAAAGGTGTATCTTCTGCCGCCAAAGTGGTTAGGAAG GCTTATCCACAAGAGAATGTTGGGGTATTTGTTCAACGAGGTCGTGGTGGACCTCTCTCGGTGGTTGAGTACAGTGAAATGGATGCAGCTATGACTACTGAAATTAATCAATCAACAGGGCGACTTCGTTATTGTTGGAGCAAT ATCTGTCTGCACATGTTCACTCTGGACTTTTTGAATCAAGTGGCAAACAGCCTTGAGAAGGACAGTGT GTATCATCTAGCTGAGAAGAAGATTCCTTCCATCCATGGGTTTACAACAGGCCTGAAGCTTGAACAGTTTATATTCGATGCTTTCACTTATTCCCCATCCACGGCACTTTTTGAG GTCATGCGGGAGGAGGAATTCGCACCAGTAAAGAATGCCAATGGCGCAACATATGACACCCCTGATAGCTCGAAGCTCATGCTCCTCCGCCTCCATAGCAGATGGGTAGTCGCCGCTGGTGGCTTCTTGACGCATTCTGTGCCCTTGTATATGACAG GCGTCGAAGTTTCTCCGCTTTCCTCCTACGCCGGAGAGAACCTGGAAGCAATCTGCCGTGGGCGAACATTCCATGCGCCGAGTGAGATATCGTTCTAG
- the LOC136493661 gene encoding uncharacterized protein isoform X1 → MPLHLLSSPAAAAKLAAGLRAAPLRRCHSFAPPPRHTDRVALASSLSVAARSASPAVAAAQTELSVSGKKQVLISLSNKTDLAYLGNGLQGLGYSIVSTGGTASSLEAAGVSVTKVEEITHFPEMLDGRVKTLHPSVHGGILARRDQEHHLKALKDHGIGTFDVVVVNLYPFYDKVTSGNISFEDGIETIDIGGPTMIRAAAKNHKDVLIVVDHNDYPALLEYLKGNQEDQQFRRMLAWKAFQHVASYDSVVSEWFWKQSNKGEMFPPSFTVPLELKSTLRYGENPHQSAAFYTDKSLSRVGAGGIGNLIQHHGKEMSYNNYLDADAAWNCVSEFDSPTCVVVKHTNPCGVASRQDILEAYRLAVKGDAVSAFGGIVAFNTIIDEDLAKEIREFRSPTDGQTRMFYEIVVAPGYTDKGLEILRGKSKTLRILEAKRSGKGMLSLRQVSGGWLAQESDDLTPEEITFTTKSERSPQENELADAKFAWLCAKHVKSNAIVIAKNNCMLGMGSGQPNRRESVRIAFRKAGEEAKGAALASDAFFPFAWNDAVEEACQNGIGIIAQPGGSKKDEDAIACCNKYGVSLVLTGVRHFKH, encoded by the exons ATGCCGCTCCACCTGCTCTCgtccccggccgccgccgccaagctCGCCGCAGGCCTGCGCGCGGCGCCTCTCCGCCGCTGCCACAGCTTCGCCCCGCCGCCGCGACACACG GACCGCGTGGCCCTGGCGTCGTCCCTCTCGGTGGCGGCGCGGTCTGCCAGCCCCGCCGTGGCAGCGGCGCAGACCGAGCTCAGCG TTTCAGGAAAGAAACAAGTATTGATATCTCTTTCGAACAAAACAGACTTGGCTTATCTTGGCAACGGTCTTCAGGGCTTGGG GTATTCCATCGTCTCCACTGGTGGAACAGCATCCAGCCTGGAAGCCGCAGGAGTCAGTGTAACAAAAGTTGAAGAAATCACACATTTCCCTGAAATG CTTGATGGACGAGTGAAAACATTGCACCCAAGTGTACATGGTGGTATTCTTGCCAGGAGAGACCAGGAGCATCATTTGAAGGCACTAAAGGATCATGGAATTG GGACATTTGATGTGGTTGTGGTTAATTTGTATCCCTTTTATGACAAAGTCACCTCTGGTAACATCTCTTTTGAGGATGGCATTGAAACTATTGATATTGGTGGGCCCACAATGATCAGAGCTGCAGCCAAG AACCATAAGGATGTTCTTATTGTGGTGGATCATAATGATTATCCTGCTTTACTGGAGTACCTTAAAGGAAATCAAGAGGATCAGCAGTTCCGCAGGATGTTGGCATGGAAAGCTTTCCAGCATGTCGCCTCTTACGATTCTGTTGTGTCAGAATGGTTCTGGAAGCAATCGAATAAAG GAGAGATGTTTCCCCCAAGCTTTACTGTGCCACTTGAGCTGAAGTCTACACTCCGGTATGGCGAAAATCCTCATCAGAGTGCTGCGTTCTATACTGACAAGAGCCTTTCTCGTGTCGGTGCTGGTGGCATTGGCAATCTTATTCAACACCATGGAAAG GAAATGTCTTACAACAACTACTTGGATGCGGATGCTGCGTGGAATTGCGTATCAGAGTTTGATAGTCCTACTTGTGTTGTGGTGAAGCACACAAATCCATGTGGCGTTGCTTCACGACAGGACATTCTTGAAGCTTACAGGTTAGCTGTAAAGGGAGATGCTGTCAGTGCATTTGGTGGGATAGTTGCATTCAACACGATAATTGACGAG GATCTTGCGAAGGAAATTCGTGAGTTCAGGAGTCCTACAGATGGTCAGACACGGATGTTCTATGAGATAGTGGTTGCTCCTGGCTATACAGACAAGGGTCTTGAGATTCTCCGAGGCAAGTCAAAGACGCTGAGAATACTCGAGGCGAAGAGAAGTGGAAAAGGGATGCTTTCACTTAGGCAGGTGAGTGGTGGGTGGTTGGCTCAGGAGTCTGATGATCTAACCCCTGAAGAGATCACCTTTACCACAAAGTCTGAGAGGTCTCCGCAAGAAAACGAGCTTGCCGATGCCAAATTTGCCTGGCTTTGCGCAAAACATGTCAAGAGCAATGCCATCGTGATAGCCAAG AACAACTGCATGCTGGGAATGGGCAGTGGTCAGCCGAACAGACGAGAGAGCGTCAGAATCGCCTTCAGGAAGGCAGGTGAAGAGGCCAAGGGAGCTGCATTGGCTAGTGACGCCTTCTTTCCTTTTG CCTGGAACGACGCTGTTGAGGAGGCGTGCCAGAACGGCATCGGAATCATCGCTCAGCCTGGAGGCAGTAAGAAGGATGAAGACGCCATTGCGTGCTGCAACAAGTACGGTGTGTCGCTCGTCCTCACCGGTGTTAGGCACTTCAAGCATTAG
- the LOC136493661 gene encoding uncharacterized protein isoform X2 translates to MPLHLLSSPAAAAKLAAGLRAAPLRRCHSFAPPPRHTDRVALASSLSVAARSASPAVAAAQTELSDLAYLGNGLQGLGYSIVSTGGTASSLEAAGVSVTKVEEITHFPEMLDGRVKTLHPSVHGGILARRDQEHHLKALKDHGIGTFDVVVVNLYPFYDKVTSGNISFEDGIETIDIGGPTMIRAAAKNHKDVLIVVDHNDYPALLEYLKGNQEDQQFRRMLAWKAFQHVASYDSVVSEWFWKQSNKGEMFPPSFTVPLELKSTLRYGENPHQSAAFYTDKSLSRVGAGGIGNLIQHHGKEMSYNNYLDADAAWNCVSEFDSPTCVVVKHTNPCGVASRQDILEAYRLAVKGDAVSAFGGIVAFNTIIDEDLAKEIREFRSPTDGQTRMFYEIVVAPGYTDKGLEILRGKSKTLRILEAKRSGKGMLSLRQVSGGWLAQESDDLTPEEITFTTKSERSPQENELADAKFAWLCAKHVKSNAIVIAKNNCMLGMGSGQPNRRESVRIAFRKAGEEAKGAALASDAFFPFAWNDAVEEACQNGIGIIAQPGGSKKDEDAIACCNKYGVSLVLTGVRHFKH, encoded by the exons ATGCCGCTCCACCTGCTCTCgtccccggccgccgccgccaagctCGCCGCAGGCCTGCGCGCGGCGCCTCTCCGCCGCTGCCACAGCTTCGCCCCGCCGCCGCGACACACG GACCGCGTGGCCCTGGCGTCGTCCCTCTCGGTGGCGGCGCGGTCTGCCAGCCCCGCCGTGGCAGCGGCGCAGACCGAGCTCAGCG ACTTGGCTTATCTTGGCAACGGTCTTCAGGGCTTGGG GTATTCCATCGTCTCCACTGGTGGAACAGCATCCAGCCTGGAAGCCGCAGGAGTCAGTGTAACAAAAGTTGAAGAAATCACACATTTCCCTGAAATG CTTGATGGACGAGTGAAAACATTGCACCCAAGTGTACATGGTGGTATTCTTGCCAGGAGAGACCAGGAGCATCATTTGAAGGCACTAAAGGATCATGGAATTG GGACATTTGATGTGGTTGTGGTTAATTTGTATCCCTTTTATGACAAAGTCACCTCTGGTAACATCTCTTTTGAGGATGGCATTGAAACTATTGATATTGGTGGGCCCACAATGATCAGAGCTGCAGCCAAG AACCATAAGGATGTTCTTATTGTGGTGGATCATAATGATTATCCTGCTTTACTGGAGTACCTTAAAGGAAATCAAGAGGATCAGCAGTTCCGCAGGATGTTGGCATGGAAAGCTTTCCAGCATGTCGCCTCTTACGATTCTGTTGTGTCAGAATGGTTCTGGAAGCAATCGAATAAAG GAGAGATGTTTCCCCCAAGCTTTACTGTGCCACTTGAGCTGAAGTCTACACTCCGGTATGGCGAAAATCCTCATCAGAGTGCTGCGTTCTATACTGACAAGAGCCTTTCTCGTGTCGGTGCTGGTGGCATTGGCAATCTTATTCAACACCATGGAAAG GAAATGTCTTACAACAACTACTTGGATGCGGATGCTGCGTGGAATTGCGTATCAGAGTTTGATAGTCCTACTTGTGTTGTGGTGAAGCACACAAATCCATGTGGCGTTGCTTCACGACAGGACATTCTTGAAGCTTACAGGTTAGCTGTAAAGGGAGATGCTGTCAGTGCATTTGGTGGGATAGTTGCATTCAACACGATAATTGACGAG GATCTTGCGAAGGAAATTCGTGAGTTCAGGAGTCCTACAGATGGTCAGACACGGATGTTCTATGAGATAGTGGTTGCTCCTGGCTATACAGACAAGGGTCTTGAGATTCTCCGAGGCAAGTCAAAGACGCTGAGAATACTCGAGGCGAAGAGAAGTGGAAAAGGGATGCTTTCACTTAGGCAGGTGAGTGGTGGGTGGTTGGCTCAGGAGTCTGATGATCTAACCCCTGAAGAGATCACCTTTACCACAAAGTCTGAGAGGTCTCCGCAAGAAAACGAGCTTGCCGATGCCAAATTTGCCTGGCTTTGCGCAAAACATGTCAAGAGCAATGCCATCGTGATAGCCAAG AACAACTGCATGCTGGGAATGGGCAGTGGTCAGCCGAACAGACGAGAGAGCGTCAGAATCGCCTTCAGGAAGGCAGGTGAAGAGGCCAAGGGAGCTGCATTGGCTAGTGACGCCTTCTTTCCTTTTG CCTGGAACGACGCTGTTGAGGAGGCGTGCCAGAACGGCATCGGAATCATCGCTCAGCCTGGAGGCAGTAAGAAGGATGAAGACGCCATTGCGTGCTGCAACAAGTACGGTGTGTCGCTCGTCCTCACCGGTGTTAGGCACTTCAAGCATTAG